The Podospora pseudocomata strain CBS 415.72m chromosome 1 map unlocalized CBS415.72m_1, whole genome shotgun sequence genome has a segment encoding these proteins:
- the ERF2 gene encoding Eukaryotic peptide chain release factor GTP-binding subunit (BUSCO:EOG09264FYY; EggNog:ENOG503NVDK; COG:I), translating to MAPGEGAPRALSPTSTINDDSFPQFPGRSEMAGPPSIISSRMTDIMTDDGGDTEAHRVAGGKRRSAFYSDLSSRPGTARTGASGRPPWSSGTPLRQGLAGKRGSGTGSISSATQAVRPPSSATRSHVPSLTSHAFFRPMSSQKLQAQRGFARPTTVNRQFMSQEDPHNPARDSLNSAPGAKVVRQSADEGDMRSPPSRGTEFTEQDMYERRTANTSPTGHHATSSFSDSVRPLQRKPGDARNLNLDMSKTYNKAGVSIPTPVRTPRSLRSNFLMPRNDSGHSNREMQGGEKLDSVASSPQLPPASRDDKHPSEEKTKKVGRNYQYFQGNTIFFFGGRLQNARDRPVNIATGSLVVIPGILFLIFSAPWIWNNISPAIPITFAYLYYLCVSSFCHASATDPGILPRNLHRFPPSDNNDPWRPSLPSAEWVLIKSTEKTAAAMEVPCKYCKTCQMWRPPRAHHCRLCDNCVETQDHHCLWLNNCVGRRNYRYFFTFILTATLLGVYLSGASLAQILVYQHKQKISFNASISHFRMPFAMVIYGFIASLYPAALTGYHVFLMARGETTREYLNSSKFIKAERFRAYTQGSWFRNWFVVLCRPRPPTYYQFKKSWYEGDQRLAPTKRIKKARKAVPANPGAGVDSKEGMEMQDVKNSPHLQQQQQQGFQGPRQLRSQHDLESGLAQQPPTN from the exons ATGGCTGGTCCCCCGAGTATAATTTCCTCGCGGATGACCGATATCATGACGGATGACGGCGGAGACACGGAAGCGCACCGCGTGGCAGGcggcaagaggaggagcgctTTCTATTCGGACCTTAGTTCTCGTCCAGGAACGGCGAGGACAGGAGCATCTGGGAGACCTCCATGGAGCTCAGGGACGCCTTTACGTCAGGGGCTGGCGGGAAAGCGTGGGAGCGGGACTGGAAGCATCAGTAGCGCGACACAGGCAGTTCGACCGCCCAGTTCAGCAACCAGAAGCCATGTTCCGTCGTTGACATCGCATGCCTTCTTTCGCCCGATGAGTTCGCAGAAATTACAGGCGCAAAGAGGATTCGCGAGACCGACGACGGTGAACCGGCAATTTATGTCCCAAGAGGACCCCCACAACCCGGCGCGCGACAGCCTGAACTCGGCTCCAGGCGCCAAGGTAGTGAGACAGTCCGCTGATGAAGGGGACATGCGgtcaccaccctcgagaGGAACGGAGTTTACCGAGCAGGATATGTACGAGAGGAGGACGGCCAACACGAGTCCGACAGGCCACCATGCGACTTCGAGCTTTTCGGATAGCGTCCGGCCGTTGCAGAGGAAGCCTGGTGATGCTAGAAACCTTAACCTCGACATGAGCAAAACCTACAACAAAGCTGGCGTATCTATCCCGACTCCTGTGCGAACACCTCGATCTCTGCGATCCAACTTTCTTATGCCGAGAAACGATTCTGGCCACAGCAACCGAGAAATGCAGGGcggcgagaagctggacTCGGTAGCTTCGTCaccccaactcccacccGCGAGCAGGGACGACAAGCACCCGTCGgaggagaagaccaagaaggtgGGCCGCAACTATCAGTATTTCCAGGGCAACACAATCTTCTTTTTTGGAGGCAGGTTACAAAATGCGAGAGATAGACCGGTCAACATTGCGACAGGGTCTTTGGTAGTCATTCCTGGCATCTTGTTTCTGATATTCTCGGCACCTTGGATATGGAACAATATTTCCCCAGCGATACCCATCACCTTCGCCTATCTTTACTACCTCTGCgtgtcttctttttgccaTGCATCGGCCACGGATCCCGGG ATCCTCCCACGCAACCTACATCGATTCCCACCTTCAGATAACAATGACCCCTGGAGGCCAAGTCTGCCGTCGGCCGAATGGGTGCTCATCAAGTCTACCGAGAAGACAGCCGCTGCCATGGAGGTGCCCTGCAAATACTGCAAGACATGCCAGATGTGGCGTCCACCACGAGCCCACCATTGCCGTCTCTGCGACAACTGCGTCGAGACCCAGGACCACCACTGTCTGTGGCTCAACAACTGTGTTGGCCGGCGCAACTACCGCtacttcttcaccttcatccTTACCGCCACCTTGCTGGGCGTGTACCTGTCTGGTGCATCGCTTGCACAGATTCTGGTCTACCAGCACAAGCAGAAAATCAGCTTCAATGCGTCAATTTCTCACTTCCGCATGCCCTTCGCCATGGTCATCTACGGGTTCATTGCCTCCCTGTACCCAGCCGCTTTGACGGGGTACCATGTGTTCCTAATGGCTAGGGGTGAGACGACCCGTGAATACCTCAACTCTTCCAAGTTCATCAAGGCGGAACGCTTCAGAGCCTACACCCAAGGAAGCTGGTTCAGGAACTGGTTTGTGGTGCTCTGCAGACCGAGGCCGCCAACGTATTATCAGTTCAAGAAATCGTGGTACGAGGGTGATCAGAGGCTCGCACCGACGAAGAGGATTAAGAAAGCTCGCAAGGCTGTTCCCGCTAACCCAGGGGCCGGCGTCGACTCGAAAGAGGGAATGGAGATGCAAGATGTTAAGAACTcaccacatcttcaacaacaacaacagcaaggcTTTCAAGGGCCGAGACAACTGAGGTCTCAACACGACCTCGAGAGCGGACTTGCacagcaaccaccaacaaactaa
- a CDS encoding uncharacterized protein (COG:M; EggNog:ENOG503NZIR), translating to MSKPPKPLPPPSQSFTNRKTKILSALSVPDAEYTDLSPKGSVDVEIRDLIDEINAREGLVTTSSCAGRVSVYLEGRSTGTSPQDEREEAAPAGGVRSSSAGGKGGGEWLFVSHDPISSLPPGQLERGYESLFGLVSLQGQEGGEGDEKGRMVHFKFEPMILHVLTASHCHAQKVIQAGMEAGFRETGAVSLLSRQDDDHNPVVAVRSMGLSFESLIGVEGTDGVRRAVVGRGYLDRVVRNSEKLFKENERRIGRFREALKRWFEEGPKKKDGWEDADARRERKRSEGLRRKQELEKGKQETTEKEQQSEEGGIGIILEPPEVL from the exons atgtcaaaaccacccaaacccctccctcccccctcccagagTTTCACCAACCGCAAAACCAAAATCTTGTCTGCCCTCTCCGTCCCAGACGCAGAATACACCGACCTCTCGCCCAAAGGATCCGTCGATGTCGAAATCCGCGACCTCATCGACGAAATCAACGCCCGGGAAGGGCTCGTGACAACAAGCAGTTGTGCGGGCAGAGTCAGCGTTTACCTCGAAGGCCGCTCTACTGGTACCTCTCCACAAGATGAGCGGGAGGAAGCAGCACCAGCGGGAGGGGTGAGGAGTTCGAGtgctggggggaagggaggcGGGGAGTGGCTGTTTGTCAGCCATGATCCCATCTCTTCGTTGCCGCCTGGACAGCTGGAGCGGGGGTATGAATCgttgtttgggttggtgTCGTTGCAGGGtcaggaagggggagagggtgacgAGAAGGGGAGAATGGTGCACTTCAAATTTGAGCCCATG ATTTTACATGTGTTAACGGCATCACACTGCCACGCCCAAAAGGTCATCCAGGCGGGCATGGAGGCTGGCTTTCGAGAGACGGGCGCTGTGAGCTTACTTTCACGACAGGACGACGACCACAAccctgttgttgctgtcagGTCGATGGGGTTGAGTTTTGAGAGCTTGATCGGGGTGGAAGGTACGgatggggtgaggagggcggtggttgggagggggtacTTGGACCGGGTGGTGAGAAATAGTGAGAAGTTGTTCAAGGAGAATGAGAGGCGGATTGGGAGGTTTAGGGAGGCACTGAAGAGgtggtttgaggagggaCCTAAAAAGAAGGATGGGTGGGAGGATGCAGACgcaaggagggagagaaaaCGGTCGGAGGGGCTGAGGAGAAAACAGGAACTTGAGAAGGGGAAGCAGGAGACGACTGAAAAGGAGCAGCAaagtgaggagggtggtatCGGAATCATACTTGAGCCTCCTGAGGTTCTGTAA